The Verrucomicrobiota bacterium genome contains the following window.
GGGAAGCTCGTCGGGCCCGACCTCAATGCGCGCCAGGTGCCTCGGCGCACCGCCCTCCAGCGGCTTCAATTCGTGATGCCGCACGCGCACGTCGTAAAAGCCCAGGTCGCGCAGCACGTACTCGGCCTCCTCGATCATCGCCAGCTTCTCCGGCGTGACAATCTCCCCGTAAGGAATGCGCGAGCTTAAGCAAGCCATCTGCGGCTTGTCCGCCGTGGGCAAGCCGAGCCGCGCGGATAGCTCGCGGATCTCCGCCTTGGTGAGGCCCGCTTCCTTCATGGGTGCGCACACCTGGAATTCCGCCGCCGCCTGCGCGCCGGGGCGAAAATCCCCGGTGTCGCTGGCGTTTTCGCCGTAGAGAATCGTCCTGTAGCCTTCCGCTTTGGCCAAGGGCGCAAGCTCCGTGAACAGTTCAAACTTGCAGAAGTAGCAGCGGTTCGAGGGATTCGCGAGGTAGCTGGGGTTATCGAACTCGGCGGTCTTCACCACGCGCACGGGGAACCCGTGCGTCTTGGCGATATCCAGCGCCTCGGCCAACTCGCGCCTCGGGAGGCTCGGAGTATCGGCGATCACCGCAAGAGCGCGCTCGCCCAGCACGTCATGCGCCAACCGCGCGAGGAAAACCGAATCCACCCCGCCCGAGTACGCAACCAGGCAGGAACCATAGCCGCGCAACAGCGCGCGCAACTTCTCTAATTTTGCATCCAACACGCCCTCAAAATGGCATCAGAACGGCGGAATGTCGAGACCCGGCTTTTATGGTGCCAGCACACCGAGTTCCGCCAAAGTGACCTCCGTGCCCGCGACGACGTGCGTGGCCGTAAAGCGCACATAGCGCCCGGCAACCGTTTTGCTGAGCGTCACGGTCTGCTGGATGGGGTTCGCCTGGATGTTGGCAAACTCCCCAACCGCCACCGCGTCGCCCCAA
Protein-coding sequences here:
- the larE gene encoding ATP-dependent sacrificial sulfur transferase LarE, which translates into the protein MLDAKLEKLRALLRGYGSCLVAYSGGVDSVFLARLAHDVLGERALAVIADTPSLPRRELAEALDIAKTHGFPVRVVKTAEFDNPSYLANPSNRCYFCKFELFTELAPLAKAEGYRTILYGENASDTGDFRPGAQAAAEFQVCAPMKEAGLTKAEIRELSARLGLPTADKPQMACLSSRIPYGEIVTPEKLAMIEEAEYVLRDLGFYDVRVRHHELKPLEGGAPRHLARIEVGPDELPKLLANGVGQKAAEAIRKLGYAHVTLDLQGYRRGSTNEVLLQIQQKVAAQQ